Below is a genomic region from Persicimonas caeni.
TCGAGCGCCATCGAGTTGATGGAGAAGTCGCGGCGGCCCAGGTCCTGCTCGATAGTGTCGCCAAACTCCACGATCGGGTGGCGGCTGCCGCGCCGGTAATACTCCTCGGAGCGGTAGGTCGTGATCTGGACGTCTATCGGCTCGCCGTCGGGGCCGTACAAGACCGCGCCCACCGTGCCGAACTCGGCGCCCAGCTCGTAGACCTGGAAGTTGTTGCTGCGCAGAATCCTGGCGGTCTCTTTGGGCCGCGAGTCGGTGCAGAAATCCCAGTCATCCAGGTTTTCGACCGGCTCGCCGAGTTCGTAGTCGCGTACAGCGCCGCCGACCAGATAGAGGTCGCGTCCGGCGTCTTCGAAGGCTTTGAAGAGTTTTTTGACGGAATCGGGATATTTCATGGTGCGTCGTTGGTATGAGTTGTGGGGCCTCTCTATAGCAGACGTCGCCCCAGAGGGCGACCGTCGCGAGGCCAAAACCCCTCGACAATGAACCCTCATTCACCCATCATAACCCGAAACTCCACGACCCCGAGCAACCCCGAAACCCCAAAATCCCAAAACCCCTAAACCCTAAACCCCCGAGACCACCATGATCGATTACGGACTGACAGAAGATCAGAAGATGTACCAGAAGACGGCGCGCGACTTCGCTCGCGACGTCATCCGCCCGGTCGCCGAGCACCACGACCGCACCGGTGAGTACCCCTGGGAGGTCATCAAGAAGGCGCACGAGCTTGGCTTGACCAACACGATGGTCCCCACCGAGTACGGTGGCCTGGGCCTGGGCACCCTCGACTCGTCGATCATCACCGAGGAACTCGCCTGGGGCTGCACCGGCATTTCGACGGCCATGGAGGCCAACCAGCTCGCCAGCGGCCCGGTGATCATGTACGGCACCGACGAGCAAAAGGAGAAGTACCTGGGCATGCTCGTCGGCCCGCCCAAAGAAGACGGCACCCCGCACATGGCCGCCTACGCGGTGACCGAGCCGGGCGCCGGCAGCGACGTCGCCGGCATGGGCACCACCGCGGTCAAAAAGGGCGACAAGTACGTCCTGAACGGCCAAAAGATGTGGATCACCAACGGAGGCAAGTGCTCCTGGTTCTTCGTGGTCGCCTACACCAACAAGGACGCCGGCTACAAAGGCATGAGCGGTTTTATCGTCGACGCCGACACCCCCGGCATCGAGGTGGGCAAGAAGGAAGACAATATGGGGCAGCGCGCCTCGGACACCCGCGCCATCACCTTCGACGACGTCGAGGTCCCCGAGGAGAACCTACTCGGCGGCAAAGAGGGCGTGGGCTGGATGCAGGCGATGCACGCCTTCGACAAGTCGCGCCCCTTGGTCGCCGCCGGCGCCGTCGGCCTGGCCCAGGCCGCCTTCGAGTACGCCCGCGACTACTCGCTCGAGCGCAAGGCCTTCGGCAAGCCCATCGCCAAAAACCAGGCCATCAGCTTCATGATCGCCGAGATGGCCATGAACATCGAAGCCGCCCGTCAGCTGGTGCGCAAGGCCGCCTGGCGCCACGACCGCGGCGAGCGCAACACCAAAGAAGCCGCCTTCGCCAAGGCGTTTGCCGCCGACCAGGCGCAGAAAATCGCCACCGACGCCGTGCAGGTCTACGGCGGGTTTGGCTTCAACAAAGAGTACCCGGTCGAGAAGCTGTACCGCGACTCGAAGATCTACCAAATCTACGAGGGCACGAGTCAGATCCAGCGTCTGATCATCAGCCGTGAGATCGTAACCGACCGGCAGACCTCGTTCTTGAGCACCTGAGCCCCTCCCCAGCATAATCTGTGCGTCACTCACGCTAAAGGAGTCACGCATGGCATCCCCGAAGAGACGCGGCCGCCCATTCTGGTCGTCCCTCGTTCAGAAGTACGAGCAGTCCAGCGACATCACCCAGAAGGAATTCGCCCAGAAGTACGGTGTACGCACCGACACCTTCCGAAGCTGGCTGTACCGGCTGCGCCGCGAAGAAGCATCCACAGCCGGCCCATCCGCACCTCGATTTATCGAAGTCGACACCAGCCAGGTCGACCCATCGCCCCAGCAGGTCACGCTCGAGCTCGGAGAGTTGCGTTTGCATTTGACCGCGCTGCCCGACCCGGGATGGCTGGCTGAGCTCGCTGCACTCAAGGAGGCGAGCTCATGCTGACCTTACCCAGAGGAGTGCGCATCTATCTCGCCCGCGAGCCGGTCGACATGCGCAAGGGCATCGACGGTCTGAGCGCTTTGGTTCGCCAGTTCGGCGAAGACGTCTTTTCCGGCCACCTTTTCGTGTTCATCTCCAAGCGAGGCGACAGACTCAAGATTCTGACCTGGGACACCGGCGGCTTCGTCGTCTTCTACAAGCGTCTGGAGAAGGGCACCTTCAAGCGACCCAAAATCGCTGCGGCCGACGCGACCCTTCGACTCGACGCAGCCCAGCTCACACTTCTTTTGGAGGGCATCGACTTTAGCCGACTTCGACGCCCGAAATTGTGGCAGCCGCCGGAAACCAGAAATGCGAGCTAAGGGATCGACATCCGATCACTTCTGTGATCTAACCTGCTCTATGGCCGAGCGGATCGACATCCCGACCCCAGAAGACATCCAGAAGCTCGATGGTGCGAGCGCTCGGGGTCTTCTGCGTCAGCTCGCCGCGCTCATTGCCACGCTCTACGCGCTCATCGACGACTTGCGCGAGACGATCGCTCGCCAGAGCCATCAGCTCGAGCAGTTTCAACGGGCGATGTTTGGAAGCTCGTCGGAGCGACTGCCGTCGCTGAAGACCCAGCTTCGAAAGAAGC
It encodes:
- a CDS encoding acyl-CoA dehydrogenase family protein; its protein translation is MDYGLTEDQKMYQKTARDFARDVIRPVAEHHDRTGEYPWEVIKKAHELGLTNTMVPTEYGGLGLGTLDSSIITEELAWGCTGISTAMEANQLASGPVIMYGTDEQKEKYLGMLVGPPKEDGTPHMAAYAVTEPGAGSDVAGMGTTAVKKGDKYVLNGQKMWITNGGKCSWFFVVAYTNKDAGYKGMSGFIVDADTPGIEVGKKEDNMGQRASDTRAITFDDVEVPEENLLGGKEGVGWMQAMHAFDKSRPLVAAGAVGLAQAAFEYARDYSLERKAFGKPIAKNQAISFMIAEMAMNIEAARQLVRKAAWRHDRGERNTKEAAFAKAFAADQAQKIATDAVQVYGGFGFNKEYPVEKLYRDSKIYQIYEGTSQIQRLIISREIVTDRQTSFLST
- the tnpB gene encoding IS66 family insertion sequence element accessory protein TnpB (TnpB, as the term is used for proteins encoded by IS66 family insertion elements, is considered an accessory protein, since TnpC, encoded by a neighboring gene, is a DDE family transposase.), which codes for MLTLPRGVRIYLAREPVDMRKGIDGLSALVRQFGEDVFSGHLFVFISKRGDRLKILTWDTGGFVVFYKRLEKGTFKRPKIAAADATLRLDAAQLTLLLEGIDFSRLRRPKLWQPPETRNAS
- the tnpA gene encoding IS66 family insertion sequence element accessory protein TnpA — its product is MASPKRRGRPFWSSLVQKYEQSSDITQKEFAQKYGVRTDTFRSWLYRLRREEASTAGPSAPRFIEVDTSQVDPSPQQVTLELGELRLHLTALPDPGWLAELAALKEASSC